The following proteins are encoded in a genomic region of Pelodictyon phaeoclathratiforme BU-1:
- a CDS encoding superoxide dismutase yields the protein MAYQQPALLYAENALEPFISAKTLGFHYGKHHVAYITNYNNLVAGTPLDTMSLEEVIAHSAADPQKVGIFNNGAQAWNHSFYWNCLTPNGGGEPSGELGAKITEDFGSFDKFKEELKSAAATQFGSGWAWLVLDGTTLKVVKTANAQTPSTSGQKPILTIDVWEHAYYLDYQNRRPDYVATVIDNLLNWEFAAENFRAAQ from the coding sequence ATGGCATATCAGCAACCAGCACTTTTATACGCAGAGAACGCACTGGAACCATTTATTTCCGCAAAAACCCTTGGGTTTCACTATGGCAAGCATCATGTTGCATACATCACCAATTACAACAACCTTGTCGCCGGTACACCTCTCGACACCATGAGCCTTGAAGAGGTCATAGCCCATAGCGCTGCCGACCCGCAGAAAGTCGGCATATTCAATAACGGCGCACAAGCCTGGAACCACTCCTTCTACTGGAACTGCCTGACACCCAACGGTGGCGGGGAACCCTCCGGAGAACTTGGAGCAAAAATTACAGAAGATTTCGGCAGCTTCGACAAATTCAAAGAAGAGCTTAAAAGCGCAGCCGCAACTCAATTTGGCAGTGGATGGGCATGGCTCGTCCTTGATGGAACAACGCTGAAGGTAGTAAAAACCGCCAATGCACAAACACCTTCAACCAGCGGTCAAAAACCGATCCTCACCATTGACGTCTGGGAGCACGCATACTACCTCGATTATCAGAACCGCCGCCCCGACTATGTCGCAACCGTGATCGACAACCTGCTCAACTGGGAATTTGCTGCTGAAAATTTCCGCGCTGCACAGTAA
- a CDS encoding DUF4292 domain-containing protein, whose translation MKGRGVLLLVLFMLVLGGGCADFRTVGRQEMPVEETALIAEHTALYREVAEASPFIHSLDGYADVWIKTPKRQNRLFCNIRINRGGNARVIASAGLLGWPVADMFFNGDSLYVHDMLNNRLFQGRNNETNLEKILGVNSGYTLLKESLLGLVKIPEPASAIQSVKKGSGSLLFTLATRKGSKEVVIDPLNRTLTALLVKDRKGRTITEIQFRNFETITIEGRSKLVPKEIGMVLYNSGADGLGEHQLLISYDERVFNPENQSIQFLMPKKVKVVNLDDAVFLPWM comes from the coding sequence ATGAAGGGAAGGGGAGTACTCTTGTTGGTATTGTTTATGCTTGTTCTGGGTGGTGGCTGTGCCGATTTCAGAACGGTTGGCAGGCAGGAGATGCCTGTTGAGGAGACTGCGCTGATTGCTGAACATACGGCGCTTTATCGGGAAGTTGCAGAGGCATCGCCATTTATTCATTCGCTTGATGGTTATGCTGATGTCTGGATAAAAACTCCGAAAAGGCAAAATCGTCTCTTTTGCAATATCAGAATCAATCGGGGAGGCAATGCAAGAGTGATTGCCAGTGCAGGCCTGCTTGGATGGCCTGTGGCGGATATGTTTTTTAATGGTGATTCTCTCTATGTGCATGACATGCTCAATAATCGTCTTTTTCAGGGCCGTAACAATGAGACAAATCTTGAGAAAATTCTTGGAGTGAATTCAGGATATACTTTGCTGAAGGAGTCTTTGTTGGGGCTTGTGAAAATTCCGGAGCCGGCAAGTGCTATACAATCGGTGAAAAAAGGCTCAGGGTCGCTGCTCTTTACCCTTGCGACTCGTAAGGGAAGCAAGGAGGTGGTCATTGATCCTCTCAACAGAACCTTGACCGCTCTTCTTGTCAAGGATCGGAAGGGCAGAACAATAACGGAGATCCAGTTCAGGAATTTTGAGACCATTACGATTGAGGGTCGCAGCAAGCTGGTGCCAAAAGAGATCGGGATGGTGCTTTACAACAGCGGTGCAGATGGGCTTGGGGAGCATCAACTGCTGATCTCTTATGATGAACGGGTATTTAATCCGGAAAATCAGTCGATTCAGTTTCTGATGCCGAAAAAAGTCAAGGTGGTCAATCTTGATGATGCGGTGTTTCTGCCCTGGATGTAA